The Liolophura sinensis isolate JHLJ2023 chromosome 8, CUHK_Ljap_v2, whole genome shotgun sequence sequence AATGGTTTTGTGCCACAAGCACAGTCggccattctttaaaaattcgTTGTTGGGAAAAATTATATGGCGTCATCAAACATAGGAGCAATGGTTTTGTGCCACAAGCACAGTCggccattctttaaaaattcattgttgGAAAAAATTATATGGCGTCATCAAATATAGGAGCAATGGTTTTGTGCCACAAGCACAGTCggccattctttaaaaattcgTTGTTGGGAAAAATTATATGGCGTCATCAAACATAGGAGCAATGGTTTTGTGCCACAAGCACAGTCggccattctttaaaaattcattgttgGGAAAAATTATATGGCGTCATCAAACATAGGAGCAATGGTTTTGTGCCACAAGCACAGTCggccattctttaaaaattcattgttgGAAAAAATTATATGGCGTCATCAAGCATAGGAGCAATGGTTTTGTGATGCACATGATGCAGTGGACAAGTCTTATCTCATTACATCATAAATACAATGCCTAATGGAAAGCATATCAGACAGCAGCCTCCTAAAGCTTAAGCATCATATTTCTGAGCTAGCAAAATACACTTTAACATTTACTGAGAAACAGACTGTGAAAAAGCAGGTGTGCATTTGAATTCATTTGTTTCTCAAATGGTACTTGTACTAACTAACTTCACGTTCTGGACAGATATCTCCAAATTGGTTTGAAATTGGATTCATACAATTTTGAAATTGCCACCAAACTTAACATTTACGTGTACCTTCATGACACTTCCACATCCCTTCCCTGCATACTGATAATATGAATTGCTCAGTGTCCAATGATTAACACGAGAAGTGTACCAGTCAAAAGAATTGCTCAGTGTCTAATGATCAACACCATGAGAAGCGTACCAGTCATAAGAATTGCTCAGTGTCTATTGATCAACACCATGAGAAGtgtatcaatcaaacaaacaccaatcaaaaatcaaGTTAAGAGAATGCCTTCATTACTTTATAGAGAAACTCTTAACTAAGGGTATTATCCCCCTTCTCTAATTTCTCTAGCCACCAGCAGCGATAACAGCAATAAGTGAGAGTCGGCGAGTCGATtatatacagtgcaacaaaagtaagttccccagaaaacattgtttgatatctcccttgatatgtaccagatcgcaatgaaattctgcacacactatcccagtaaTCCGGCGAACGTGATATATCAAGGATAAATGTGCAGGTGCTGatgtgcgctaatgggcatgcaCAAAATCGgtcaattttgaaaatttcataaaaggagtcaaccagatttttcaaaggcaattctttattttatcacagaattcgaTCATTTTCACTCGATGATTCAGTAATTAACAATATTGTGTGTAGTCGCCACAAAATTGTATCACATTTCGACTACGCACTCGCCTTGTGTTGATGAGGCGTGCGGTCCGACGTTGCAGGATGGTTAACCACTCTTCCTGAAGATGGTGTCTGACCTGAAGCAGGTTATGTTTATCCGCCTGAATTTCCCACACAAATATTTCAGGATTGGTAACAAAAAttctctgatgaaatcaaaGTTTGGGGGTGAAAAATCTGATTGActtcttttgtgaaattttcaaaattgatCAATTTTCAGCTTGCGCATGCGtattagcgcacaactgcacctgcatgtgaatccttgatataccacaTCCACCGGATTACTGGGATGGTGTGTGCAAAACTTCActgcgatctggtacatattaagggagatatcaaacaatgtTTTGAGGGGAACTTAATTTTGTTACACTGTTTACAAAGTGGATTAACATGCACCAGATACAATGAGTGTCGGTTTATTGAATTTAGtggattttaattttcatttgactcacgttttatatttcttcatgaccaatctattttatgcatatttggtCAGTGGTCAGAAATATTCAGGAAATGACATCATCGACTGACATATTACGAACACTTGAGCACCACAGCCCCCCTAATTCATGGTCTCTCCTCCACAAAGTTGTTTTaacagctatcaccgttgacaTGCTCACAGCACATGGGCTACATGTACCAGCCAATCAAGATCTGTGTAAGATGAGAATGGTGCCAACATCCGCGCATGAGCCACCCATCATGGACGTATGATCCGTGTATGATCAGCCGCACGTCCGATCTAGATGCATGTACGCACAAATGACAAGAGTCATTGCAGAGTGTAAAGCTGGTGACAGCATTTAGTGCAAATAATTGCACTGAGTTCACTTTCAATACAGAACACATCATGGCACCAAATGACAGCCTTCGTTCACAGTACTTGTTTTCAGCGTAACCAATTTATCGTTGTGCACAATTACACTCCACATAACGGACACGTGAACAATCGATTGATTCGCACCAAATTTCACTGCCTCACTTGAACACCATGCTGCCTCACCAGAATATCCTGTTGCCTCACTAGAACatcatgctgcctcactggaacattatgctgaaatatgttttacacaATATGGCTGCGTTTTTTAGTTCTGCATATATAGTTGACATACaggtaagatacatgtatcttgcagCTTAGTCTTAACAATAACTACATGCTCACAGAATATCACGCAAACAGCCATAAATTTGTCGCTTTAGTGAAGCCAAATAACAAAGGCATAAAGAgcttatctgtacatgtaagggATTTGATGACTTCTGTGTCACTCAATCACAAAACATGTAGGTGATACTATAGGAGAGAACAGTTAGAAATCAAAGGTGATGTGCGCAGATAAATCATGTTGATGTTTTCTGATGATGATTTTTGCAAAACTCAAGTACATGACACCAGGAAGTGCAGATTAGTGTAAAACTAGTGGAGAAATGCTTTATTCCTAAAATCGTTGATACTTTGTTGCGGGCCATATCTTTATTATAAGCACACAGTACACGTATAGCAGTATGGCCTGTTGGATGGATACAAGGGTCTCTGGTAAAATTAGGTCAGGCAGCTAGCACGTACCCTGCGAAGACTTGGCTGAAGATTGAAATCAAAATATGCAGAAGCAGTCTTtcaattcaaaaattcaaatggcTTGACAACTGTTTTACCAATGCTGTGACAACAGACATAACTACACTACCAGCTGACAACTCTATACGGCAATCTAGTGTCAGTGAGCTTCTGCGGCCTAGACCGTCCCTCGACCACATCTGATGTACCGTGATACACATTTAAACTGTCTTTCTACATGATCCTACGGTACCTAGACAAGGCTCGTGTACAGATGGGCGCCATCAGCGCAGTGACTTCCCCCAAAATCTggggataattgttgatagagtatcagatatttaataagtatttttagATTTCTTGAATCTAAATCAGTGTTAATGGTATAAAATCAAGCAACTACAAACAcccaaaataaaactgaactatTTACTCACATATTatctaatgaatattaagttattcaacatggcggcgcccACGAAAGACGGCATGAAAAGAGAGTTCGAAGAAGTTATCGCGTATGCCAAGGCCAGAAGTGGGGTTTCTGTACAGTTAGAGGCAAAGCAGGTCACCACTCTTCATGcggcatgtgagaaaagagatgtCACTGCAGTCTAGTCGACTAGGTATGGTAAAAGTCCTGTATGTCAGCTTATGCCTTGGGTCATCCAGCATCGAGAACACCGTGAAGAACTCACGATAACTGTGAATTCTGTTGTGCAAAATCAAGTGAaaagtgtgtaaatgtatttaaattgccatggttcagcttgagcacAGAgggagatgataataatacccacaTATGCCTGTAAATAGCGCACCGCTCAACAGTTCGGTCCGTCCGCCATCTGATGCTGATGTTTACTTAAGGCGAAAGCAGTCATCTTAGATCAGGTGACGTAATGCACAAGCCTCGCTTTTGACAtcactgttgtaaaaagtacgcCGCCGAAGTCTATTAGGGATGTAATCTCAATggaggcagtaggtacatcTCTATTTTAGAATGCACCCACCACACCAAAACTAATTTTTCACCATGTCCTTTCTCACACTATGTACTTTCTAGGTGTCCCCATTGTGAATCAGCTGTTCACGAATATGTTCATGGCAATCTACAGCTGTGGAGCATCCAGGGATTAATGTGCTTGGGTAGAGTCTTAAAACTGTCATTAGGGTCTTTGTAACCCatgtggttagcatgccaacaCAGCACAttgacgcaggagcctctcatcgtgcaatcgctgtgagtttgtcCAACTCGTGCAGCCTTCCTCTGCTGCCATACCCCCACATTTTTAACTTCCTTCCGACTGTAACACTAAGTCAGTtagcacaattctagggctAGAACAATTCTGTGATTTAACTAAGATTCATGTTTCCAAAACGTTGAAAACACTGCAttaaaagacagttttaaacttAAAGGTACATATAAAACCATTTAGCTACAACTTAATCCGCTATTTATATTCTAAAGGTATctaaattttactgtaaatcgTCAATAAGTTTTTAAATACCATTCCATCTGCAAGCTGGTAGCCACAATGACAATGTACAAGTTAATACAAACactcatatgcaatatcccttcctaatatgaatcactagtgacaagttaataccaacactcatatgcaatatccctacctaatatgaatcactggtgacaagttaataccaacactcatatgcaatatccctacctaatatgaatcactagtGACAAGTTAATATGAACACTCATGtgcaatatccctacctaatatgaatcactactgacaagttaataccaacacccatatgcaatatccctacctaatatgaatcactagtgacaagttaatacaaacactcatatgcaatatcccttcctaatatgaatcactagtgacaagttaataccaacactcatatgcaatatccctacctaatatgaatcactagtgacaagttaataccaacactcatatgcaatatccctacctaatatgaatcactggtgacaagttaataccaacactcatatgcaatatccctacctaatatgaatcactagtGACAAGTTAATATGAACACTCATGtgcaatatccctacctaatatgaatcactactgacaagttaataccaacacccatatgcaatatccctacctaatatgaatcactagtgacaagttaatacaaacactcatatgcaatatcccttcctaatatgaatcactagtgacaagttaataccaacactcatatgcaatatccctacctaatatgaatcactagtgacaagttaataccaacactcatatgcaatatccctacctaatatgaatcactagtgacaagttaataccaacactcatatgcaatatccctacctaatatgaatcactagtgacaagttaataccaacactcatatgcaatatccctacctaatatgaatcactagtGATGAATCTTTTTCCCCAAAGGCTTCAAACCTTACACTTCAGTGTTGCCAAATAGGTGGGAAGCCAGATCCTAACAGCCTAACTACACTTTACAGTCTAGCTCTACCACATCGCTATGCTGTAACTTGGCAGTCGGACAGATCACAATGAAGCACTTAGAGCGATCCATCAAACTTATGCTCTAAATGTTCCTACATATATTCTTAGTGAAACCCACATGTTGTTTGGTCGTTTGGCCTTGAAAGAAAAGTGTTGATAAACATCAGAATTCAGACTTGACGTTCTCATCTAATACATCTGCTCCAGGAAACCCCCAACTTCTACACCTCCCATGAGTACCCGCTGAGCCCGacgacacacacacacgaacTGTCTACTGTTAACTGCTACTTTACCAGACTGTACGTCCAATGTTCTGTCGAGATTGGCATTCTATGGAAAATCTAAAAGAGCAGAGAAATCTGCTACAGCAAGTTCTGCcatatatttgaaaattttgttcCAGGTGTAGAATTTGGGCAACGTTTTCCTAGAGTGCAGACTTCAGAGCGAAGTCAAACATGGCTGAAGAGGGAAACGTAAAGCCGcagttttgatgtttatcttGGGTTTTGTTTCTAATAAGGTACGCCAACAACCAAGCAATATGTGGGTTTTACTAAGAATACATATAGGAACATTTAGAGCATAAGTTTGATGGAGTGCTATAAACGCTTCAGTGCAACCTAGAATTGTGCTATAGGTCAGTAAGTGACAGATAGGCCAGACCACAATAAATCGTGCGAAGGGAATGTTAAATCTGCGCGTGGTGTCAGGCTTACCAACGACATTTTGCCAGTATATTATCACATGTACAACGATGAGCTCATTCATCTGTCATGTTTCTGAATCTTTCCCGCCGTTCAGTATTTTCATACTCCCGAACGTGGAGAATTCGCTAAGGGGGAGTTACTTGTGAAATTTGGCCGTTGGGAGGACCACAAACTATGAGACGTGTTTCTATTCCAACTTTTAGGAAAATCAAGGATGAAAATGACGACAGTTACACGGTGATTTGACGAGAAcaagttttaacattttaactgaaAGTCGTGAATTAATTCTATCTCCTTACATGTTGTAAACAATGAGTTCAGTAgcgtatgttgttgttgttcatacAGACCGTACGGCTGGCCTATGAATCATTGAATGGGTACCGGTATTTGTAAAGTTGTAGGCCCactttgtatgtgtgtataccaATCTTCCTGATTGAAGTAGAACTGGAAGCAGACACTGGACTGGCGGAAGAAACTCACGAAGTAAAATCAGGTTGTGCATAGGTTTTCCCCGGGACATTTACCTTAATCCCAGATTTTACTAACTCAGGAGCcaaatgttgttttgaaattcTTACATTTAGCGTGACATTGGTCATGTTATGAATGTCAGAGTTTAAAAATAGTACACCCAGTCCTCAAGATGGCCTATTCTAGCAGACATCtaattaacagttttcagtgatcttAATGTTAGCCTAATAATTTAGACATGGTATGGGGTGAGTTTTGTGTCCTTCTGCGCGATGTCCTCTGCTTTGCATTTCTGATTAGTATTCTTACTGATAGGAAACGCTAGAGGGAGGTTCAATAAGTTAAATGTACTGCTACAAATATACATAACAAGGAGAGGATGGGCTTGTCTTAGAAGTTATATGTATGAATAGGGTACATATCTCATTCATTATGCTGGAAACTAGTGATGTAGCTTTTATTATACAAGTGTGCCTCAATAGTTTGAGACTGGTACTGGTACAGAGATTGTTTGCGACTGAAAGGATCTTAGCTGGCCTAGCCATCAAAGAAGTGCACGTAGCTCTAGCAAGAGTCCATATCAGACCTGACCAACAATGTGaaagaatgaatgcttgggtaTTGTGATTACcacaaaaaattttcagtcatatgacgacaaggagtaaTAAGATGTCAGCTCATCttcatgtactgtgtcttcttatggcagggcaaGTCATCATGGACcaataaagtatcatgccaaaaagACATGTTGACaccccagccagtcacattatactgacaccaggccagccagttctgtttccttgcctTAACCTTTCAGCGCTGAGTGCCAAGCCAGGCAATTCCAAACTTGTACCATTGATGAGTCTTCATTATGACCTGACCTAGATTTGGTCCCAGATCTCCTCACCCCGAGGTGGACGTTCTAATCATTAGACCAGCCAAGCAGTCACCAGTAATGTGAGGAGATGTCACACATCATGTGGGTAAAGGGTGGTTATTCTACTGGGATGTGCAGTTTTGGctgtccataaacctgacaccaTTGTAGTGGAATGTACTTAACGGACATGTGGTTAGGTAAATTGTTCTCAGTCGATCAGCAAAGAGAATAGCCGAGTTGGCAATGTGGCAAAGCCCTCACATGTTAACAGATGCTGCAACAGTCAGGAATCTGTTCCTTGTTAAATCAGAACCATATAGGCCCAGTCACAGAATATAGAATTAGCTAGGTTATCTCTGACATCGTCAAAAGTGGAGTCAGTGTGAGATTTTAACCCTCAggcgtacatgtaattcaaagaAAAATGATCGCTAAATTGtgttttggtttattgtttgacaggtgttttgtgTGGAAGTTTGTGTCTCAGGAAGAGTTCACACTGTGGAGAAAAGATACACAGAGTTTGAGGAACTCCATAAACAGGTTTGATAACAATACTTGTAATCAGTGGCTGCATTGAAATCCACGTATGTGTCTTATCTGAGTGTAATGTTCTTGTGCCAGAATTTGTCAGTGCAAAAAGAGCTCCGATTCTGTTTGATTTCAATAGAGTTCTTGTTCTCCAACCCCGGAGAATTGGGGAATTAAAATCTTGTTCATGAACAGAGATCTTGTGTCGCACTTTGGCATTCAAAACCTCATTCTTGTGTGAGATTCAACATGAGTACAACAAATCAAGAATGCCCAATGTGCCAAACGGGTTTAAATGAGATCCTATTGAAACCTAACAATGCAAGCAATGCCTTGTCCACTCATACTTAACCATTACAGGTGTGGCTTTTTCACCCTGTTAAATTGGAACGCTAAATTGAACAATGTCGATTTCCGTACTTGGCAGATAATTGGGTATAATTTGCTCTCATAGGGTTTTATATAAGTTCCCACTTGATGGTTAACTTAGAATTTGGGCCGATTGATACCAACCAGATATCTCCATTGTTGATTTACTGAAGACCTCTACTGAATAATTGGATATAGGCATATAAGAGTACATTCTTTGAACAAAGGCTACTTTTAACtctcccaaaaattaaaaaacctTTACTTTTATCCACCCTATTAAGATGCCCTTGGGACAGAAATTTTGATGATAACATTAATAGAAATTCAGCTACTGCCTTGTGGTTTTATGAGATATGCGGCAATTCCATCTTTTTGTGACCCTTTGAAGTTTGTGTGTATATGaacaaaattaattatttacttcTCTTCACAgttgaagaaaattgaaaaaacaCCAGAATTCCCTCCAAAGAAGATTATGAAATGGAATCATAAAGTTTTAGAACACCGACGTGTGGCTCTGCAGAAATATCTACAGGTAATAATATCAAATGACACCATAAGTGAGTCAtttatgctgatacatgtaaaataagcCTAAACAACTAAAGAAGTAAGAACAAAATTCAGTTGATGTGGATATGTCTTTGTGACAAGGTTGTTTTAAGGGGACATAATCCAAAATTGTGCCTTTCTGTGTACTTTgatgaagttacctcccctagTACGCCAAAGTAAACTTGGCGTGTACGTGCCCATGTGACACATAACATTACTCACCATTTTTGCtatgataaaaatgataatttgtcaaagattgcgttcattttattaaatttactcTTTGTGTATTCTTGtccatgattacatgtacatgtaatttataccTATCTATCTCACCATTTTCATCTTGCGatgtgtgatgtttttgttttctttcaaggGAGTCATGGAGTCTGAGAGCATTCCAAAGTGTTATCTAAAGTTTTTAGAAATCAGCATGCCAGCATTTTCTGCAAGCTTTGAGTAAGTTCAGTGTCAAGTGATCCATGTTATATTTAGAATATTGTGATTGTGCTTTGTCATCAACACTATGATTTatcatttggtttatttgattagtgttttatgccatactcaagaatatttctcctaTATGTCCAACATAAGGTGTGAAAAAACAGAGGTCCAGGGTAAAGCCAAGGTCATCTGTAGATTACTGGCACACTGTCCCATTATGATTtgagagaaagacagcatgtactggagttgaactcacaggcACTGCATTGGCAAGAGACTTCTGATGTATTGTGCTAATGAAAACTAAGAAACTACACACTAATGTAAATTTGTGTTACGTTTGTGGCACCAAAAGGTCTTTGCTACAGCTCATCTCTTCTGAGCATTGTCACATATAACAGGAAACAAAAAACCCTTGAATCACTCACATTCTGAAATCAGTTACACTGGAAGTAGGTGTGGCGTGTGCAATGTGAAACAAGTAAAAGAAGtacataattaaattaattacctCCGAATGATTGTCCCTTGGTCCCCGTCTGGTTTGCTCCCGCCATAAAGCTTGCCAaagtcgtatatgtgaaatattcttgagtacagtgtaaaacaccaattgaaaataaataaagtaattatttattgtaCAGCTTAACTTGTTTAAGTGTCAAAATCCCAGTATTATACCCTGTATAGCATGCGATGGGAAGGTTgtccagc is a genomic window containing:
- the LOC135472747 gene encoding sorting nexin-24-like; the encoded protein is MRRVSIPTFRKIKDENDDSYTVFCVEVCVSGRVHTVEKRYTEFEELHKQLKKIEKTPEFPPKKIMKWNHKVLEHRRVALQKYLQGVMESESIPKCYLKFLEISMPAFSASFDSLDDLNLSSTVVHQPVVSFVGEAFLQDNSRSSLPDIIVQGVNRGLYSYPDDV